The genomic DNA ATTTTGCGTCTTTGCTTATCCCGAACAATGCCCGTGAAATACACATTTTTGAACGGAATTTGCCCACGCCATTCCAGCCCTGCCATAATCATCCGTGCTACCCAGAAGAAAATAATATCGGGACCAGTCACCAAATCTGTGGTTGGGAAATAATAGTTAATGTCTTTATTTTCAGGGTCTAACAAGCCATTAAAAACCGACATTGGCCATAGCCAAGAGGAAAACCAAGTGTCTAATGCATCTTCATCTTGCTTTAAATCAGTGAGTTGCAATTGTAGATTCTGCGATTTTTCTCGTGCCAGTTCTAAGGCTTTTTCTTTGGTTTCAGCAACGACATAATCGTTTTCGCCTTCGCCAAAATAATAGGCAGGAATTTGCTGTCCCCACCACAATTGGCGCGAAATATTCCAATCTCGGATGTTCTCCATCCAATGTTTATAGGTGTTTTTAAATTTCTCTGGATAGAAGGTAATATCGCCCTCCATTACTGCATCTAACGCAGGTTTGGCGAGATTTTCCATCTTCAAAAACCACTGTTGCGAGAGTTTAGGCTCTATCACCGCACCAGTCCGCTCGGAAGTGCCCACTTTGTTGAGATAATCCTCAGATTTTTCTAATAAACCTTTGGTTTCCAGCTCTTTCGCTATTTCTTTACGCACCACAAAACGGTCTTTGCCTTGGTAATGCAAGCCGTGGTGGTTGAGTTTGGCATCATCATCCAGCGCATCAATGATTTCCAACTGATGTTTTTGCCCAATTTCGTAGTCGTTGGTATCGTGGGCAGGGGTGATTTTGAGGACGCCCGTTCCGAATTCTATATCCACATATTCATCGGCAATAATCGGAATTTGGCGGTTGACAATAGGAACGATCGCCTTTTTACCGATGAGATTTTGGTAGCGTTCATCGTGCGGATTTACGCAAAGTGCTACATCGCCAAAAATGGTTTCAGGGCGTGTGGTGGCTACAATGAGGTAGTCCTCTGTGCCGTCTATTTGGTATTTTAGGTGGTATAATTTTCCGTTTTGTTCCTTGAAAATCACCTCTTCATCAGAGATGTTGGTTTTGGCCTCGGGATCCCAGTTGATCATTCGGTAACCTCTGTAAATCAGTCCTTTATTGTATAAATCCACGAAGGATAGGATAACCTGTTCGGAAAGTTGGTCTTCCATGGTAAAACGGGTTCTGTCCCAATCGCAGGAGCAACCGAGTTTTTTGAGCTGTTCCAAAATGGTGCCGCCATACTGGTGGGTCCAGTCCCAAGCGTGTTTAAGGAATTCTTCTCGTGTGATATCCGCCTTGTTGATGCCTTGTTCTTTGAGTTTTTTCACCACTTTGGCTTCCGTAGCGATGGAGGCGTGGTCGGTTCCTGGCACCCAACAGGCATTGAAGCCTTGCATCCTCGCCCTGCGGATGAGTACATCTTGAATGGTGTTGTTGAGCATATGCCCCATATGCAAAATTCCCGTTACATTAGGCGGCGGAATAACAATGGTATAAGGCGGTTTATCGTTAGGTTCTGAATGGAAATATTTTTGGTCTAACCAGTATTGGTACCATTTTTTTTCGGTATCTTGTGGGTTATATTTTTCTGAAATCTGCATGGTCTATTCTTTAATGAAAAATCAGTTTGGCTTATATTTTGCAAAAATAGCATAAAGAAAATTAGAAAAGGAACTTTTAATAAGAATTTTATAACTTTGCAACTTTAAAAATATTTAGAATATGAAAACAGTTTTGATGGGGCTTATGCTTTCAGTAGGTTTTATGGCATCGGCTCAGACCATTAGTTTTGATAAAAAGACCATAGATTATGGCAAAATAGAAAAAGGTGCGGAAGGTCACCGCTTTTTTACCGTTACGAATACGGGAGACAAGCCTTTGGTGATTTCTAAGGTGCAGCCTTCGTGCGGATGTACTACGCCAGAATGGAGCCAAGAGCCTATAATGCCAGGGAAATCAACCAAAATTAAAGTGGGCTATAATACCAATATTGTAAGTCCGTTTAAGAAATTGATAGAGGTGTATTCTAACGATCCTAAGGCGGGCAGAAGCGTGGTGTGGATCCAAGGCGAGGTGTTAGATCCTAATGCTAAAAAGTAGCACCTAAGATTTAAAATATCAATAAAAAAACCGCTTAATTTTTTAAGCGGTTTTTGTTTTTTTTTAGAAAAATTTGCCTCTCTGTCTCATATGAGGGTTGTGCATATGTTTCTGCATCGTTGGCATTTTTATTTGGTCTTTCATCATTTTTATTTGGTCTTTCATCATTCCTGCGGAGTCTAATCTTTTGGCTTCTTCTAATAGTTTTTGCGCCTCTTGCTTGCGCCCTCTTTGTAGAGCGCCTGCGGCTAAATTGAGGGTTGCCATAGCGCGGTCTTGTTTCATATTAAGACCATATTCTAAGGCTTTTTTCATCAGAGGTTCTACTTTTCGGGGTTCGTCTTGCGCCAAAGTGAGCCCTTGCATATAGTGGTAATAACCGTACTGAGAGCGGTGCAATTGCGTTTGATAATTGGTAATTCGGTTGAGCCATTGTTGGGCTTTAGCGATGTTTTGTTTTCTAAGTTGCCAAAGTGCTAATAGAATGTATTCATTTTTGAAAAATAACAAAATAGGGATGGCGGATAAGATGATTAAAACAATCCCCCAGCCTACATTTCTGTTGAACATTAAAAAGATACCTAAGGCAATGATAAGCCCTGCAATAATAAACTTGATATATTTATTCATGGATGATGATTTAGATGGTTGCAAAGATAAGTCTTATATTTAAAGTGGTCAAATTTAAAGCGAAATCTTGGCACGCCCGTGTTGCTTGGTTTTATGAATTTTTTAAATTAAGATTTTCCGAATTCTTTATAATATGCCTCGGCGGCTTCGGTAAGGGTCTGGTAGAAAGCCTCGCCATATTTTCTGATGAGTGGCGTTTTGAGGAATTGATACACGGGCACTTTGAGCTCTTTGCCGAGTTGGCAAGCATCAGAACAGATATTCCACTCGTGGTAGTTGAGGGCGGTAAAGGTGGAATATTCCGTGGCTCTGATAGGGTAGAGGTGGCACGAAATCGGTTTTCGCCAATCGATAACGCCAGCCTCATAGGCTTTTTCTATGCCGCATTTGGTGATGCCATTTTCATCAAAAATCACATAAGCGCAATCTCTATCATCAATGAGGGGCGTAACCAAATCGCCTTCAAAATCTTCCACCGAAGTGCCTTGTTGTTCTATCGCTTCTATGCCTTCGGGGCGCAGGAAAGGTTTTATTTTAGGATAAATTTCTTCTAAAATATGGGTTTCCGAAGCTTCTAACGGCGCGCCAGCATCG from Riemerella columbina includes the following:
- a CDS encoding DUF3109 family protein is translated as MIQIEDKIISEDIFTEEFVCNLSRCKGACCIEGDAGAPLEASETHILEEIYPKIKPFLRPEGIEAIEQQGTSVEDFEGDLVTPLIDDRDCAYVIFDENGITKCGIEKAYEAGVIDWRKPISCHLYPIRATEYSTFTALNYHEWNICSDACQLGKELKVPVYQFLKTPLIRKYGEAFYQTLTEAAEAYYKEFGKS
- a CDS encoding valine--tRNA ligase codes for the protein MQISEKYNPQDTEKKWYQYWLDQKYFHSEPNDKPPYTIVIPPPNVTGILHMGHMLNNTIQDVLIRRARMQGFNACWVPGTDHASIATEAKVVKKLKEQGINKADITREEFLKHAWDWTHQYGGTILEQLKKLGCSCDWDRTRFTMEDQLSEQVILSFVDLYNKGLIYRGYRMINWDPEAKTNISDEEVIFKEQNGKLYHLKYQIDGTEDYLIVATTRPETIFGDVALCVNPHDERYQNLIGKKAIVPIVNRQIPIIADEYVDIEFGTGVLKITPAHDTNDYEIGQKHQLEIIDALDDDAKLNHHGLHYQGKDRFVVRKEIAKELETKGLLEKSEDYLNKVGTSERTGAVIEPKLSQQWFLKMENLAKPALDAVMEGDITFYPEKFKNTYKHWMENIRDWNISRQLWWGQQIPAYYFGEGENDYVVAETKEKALELAREKSQNLQLQLTDLKQDEDALDTWFSSWLWPMSVFNGLLDPENKDINYYFPTTDLVTGPDIIFFWVARMIMAGLEWRGQIPFKNVYFTGIVRDKQRRKMSKSLGNSPDPIDLINQYGADSVRIGILLSSAAGNDLLFDEDLMLQGRNFATKIWNAFRLMQGWTKENKPASAVEEKTIAWFKNQLNKTIQEIDEQFKKFRISDALHLIYKLIWDDFCSWYLEAIKPKYGESISQEVYEQSIFYFEELMKLLHPFMPFLTEELWQNIAERTPEQALIITQQKKAEAFDNALIQDFETAKEWISGVRNYRQSKGISPKESVEIYTNISHFDLDILVKKLANVSEIHYQERTQLPSYSFLIGATELSIPLSENLDLAEEKAKTEEELKYLKGFLISVEKKLSNEKFVNGAPEKVVEIERKKQKDAQEKIALLEEKLKNL
- a CDS encoding DUF2892 domain-containing protein encodes the protein MNKYIKFIIAGLIIALGIFLMFNRNVGWGIVLIILSAIPILLFFKNEYILLALWQLRKQNIAKAQQWLNRITNYQTQLHRSQYGYYHYMQGLTLAQDEPRKVEPLMKKALEYGLNMKQDRAMATLNLAAGALQRGRKQEAQKLLEEAKRLDSAGMMKDQIKMMKDQIKMPTMQKHMHNPHMRQRGKFF
- a CDS encoding DUF1573 domain-containing protein, coding for MKTVLMGLMLSVGFMASAQTISFDKKTIDYGKIEKGAEGHRFFTVTNTGDKPLVISKVQPSCGCTTPEWSQEPIMPGKSTKIKVGYNTNIVSPFKKLIEVYSNDPKAGRSVVWIQGEVLDPNAKK